The DNA sequence TGAAGCGCGGCCGCCGGGCCTGTACGTGTTCCCGGGCCCGGTGCGCCGCCTGCCGCACCGCCGCCTCGGAGCGCTCCACCGCCTCGGCGATCTCGGCGTGGCCGAAGCCGAAGACCTCCTTCAGCACGAACACCGCCCGCTCCAGCGGGCTGAGAGTCTCCAGCACCACCAGCATGGCCATCGACACCGACTCCGCGTCCGTGACGGCCTCGGCGGCGTCCGGGACGGTGAGGACGGGCTCCGGCAGCCACGGCCCCACATAGGTCTCCCGCTTGTGCCGCGCCGAGCGCAGCCGTTCCAGCGCCAGATTCGAGACGATCCGCGTCAGGTACGCCCTGGGGTCGGCCACCTGCGAGCGGTCCGCGGCGGACCACTTGATCCAGGCGTCCTGGACCGCGTCCTCGGCGTCGGCCGCGCTGCCGAGCAGACGGTAGGCCACGGAGAACAGCAGCCGCCGGTGCTCCTGGAAGACCCGCTGGCCGGGGTGGTCGGACGGGCCGTTCGTCACTTGGTCCCCCGGATGCGGGTGAAGCGGCCGCCACGGGGCCAGAACGCGCCCGAGGCGGGCATCTTCTTCATGCGGCCGTACGTCGGCCAGGGCGAGGCGGTCACCGTCTCCTTGTACCGGACGGCCGCACGGCCCGTCAGGAAGATCCGCCGCGGACTGTCGTCGGGCCGCGTGAACTGCACCACGGCGTTGCCGCGTCCGAGGCTCACCGGCGTGTGGTAGTACCCGAAGCGGAACGGCTTGGGCCGCCGGCCCCTGAGCACCCGGTCGATCGACAGCGCGGCGTGCACCCCGGTCGGCATGCCGCCCTGGCAGGTGCCGTGCATGACGCCGTACCCCTGGCGGACGGCGGCCGCGTCGCCGATCGCGTACACGTCCGGGTGGGAGACCGACCGCAGGGCGCTGTCGGTGACGACGCGCCCCCGGTCGTCGACCGTCAGACCGGCGGCGGCCGCCAGTGGCGACGTCCGCGTGCCGCACGTCCACAGGACCGCGTCGGCGGCGACGCTCTCCCCGCCCGCCAGCTCCACCGCGCCGGGCAGCACCTTCCGCACCTCGACACCGGCGCGCACCTCCACGCCGAGGCGGTCGAGCGCGCCGCGCAGATGGGCCCGGGCCTTCGGGCCCATGGCGGCACCGGGCTCGTCGCGGCCCAGCAGCACCACCTTCAGCCGCGGGTGCCGCTCGGCGATCTCCGCGGCCGACTCGACACCGGTCAGCCCGCTGCCCGCGACCACCACCGTCCCGCCGCCGAGCCGCGTCAGTCGGCCGGCGAGCAGCTCGGCCTCCTGGGCGCCGTCCAGCGTGTACGCGTGGTCCTCGGCTCCCGGAACCCCCGAGGTGTCGACGGCGGCGCCCAGCGCGTACACCAGCGTGTCGTAGCCCAGCACCCGGTCGTCGTCGATCCGCACCGTCCTTGCGTCCGCGTCCACCGCCGTCACCCAGCCGCGGACGAACTGTGCGCCGGTCCCCTCCAGCAGTTCGGGGACGCTCAGCTCGGCGGTCTCCTGCGCGGTCGCCGTCAGGGGGAGCCGCATCCGCTCGGTGAACCGCTCCCGCGCGTTCACCAGGGTCACCCGCACCCCGTCGCGCCCCTTCACCCGGGCCGCGAGCTGGACGACCGCGGCCATGCCCGCGTATCCCGCCCCCAGCACCACCACGTGGTGCGCCGTCTCGGTGCCGTTCCCGTGTCGTGCGCTCATCGTTGCGTCCTCCTCGGTCCGCCTGCTGACACCCACCAGATGGGAGCGGGCGGCCAGGACGTGACACGAGGCCGGTGTGACGCGCGCCACACCGGCCCCCGCGTGCCCGTGCGCGGACCGGACGGTGTGACGTCCGGTCCGCGCACGGGGCGGGAGGGTCAGCGCCTCATGAGGGCGAAGACTCCCCAGCCGAGGTACTCACGCGTGGCGCGCGCGTGGCGGGCCGGCTCGGTGGTGAGTTCCCGGCGCACCTCGGGAGCCAGCTCGTCGTCCGGGTTGCCGTCGAGCCAGCGGCGCATGCTGAGCCACTGGGCCGCGACGTACCGGTCCCAGCTGTCCTGGTCGGCCAGGATCATCTCCACGACGTCGTACCCGAGTCCCTGGAACCGCTCGATCAGGTCCGGGAGCGGCAGGAAATCGGCGAGGGACGAGCCGTGGCAGTCCTTGGCGGTCTCCTCGTCCGGAGGGGTCCGCCGCCAGTAGGGCTCGCCGATCAGCATCAGACCGCCCGGGCGCAGGCTGCGCTCCAGCAGCTCCGCCGTCCCGGCGACGCCGCCGCCGATCCAGGTGGCGCCGATGCAGGCCGCCACGTCGACCGGTTCGTCGGCGACGTGTCCGGCGGCGTCACCGTGCACGAAGCCGACCCGGTCCGCGACACCGAGTTCGACGGCGCGCGCCCGGGCCTGCTCGGTGAACACCGTGCTGATGTCCACGCCCGTGCCACCGATCCCGTGGTCGCGCGCCCAGGTGCACAGCATCTCGCCCGAGCCGCTGGCCAGGTCGAGCATCCGCGCCCCCGGGGCGAGGCGGAGCGCCTCGCCAAGGGCGGCGAACTTGGCCGCGGTCATCGGGTTGTGGATGCGGTGGCCGCTCTCGCGGATGGTGAAGATACGGGGAAGGTCCATGACCAGATTCCTTTCCGTCATGCCGTGCGGGGGGAAGAGTGGTTGACCGCGCGCCGCGGGCGCGCGAGAGGGGCGTCGCGGCGGACGCGCTCAGGAGAGGCCCGCGCGGCAGGGGAGCGCGCAGGACGGGACGAAGTGGGTTGACGAGGCAACGTGAGGACCCTTGAGAAGGGGCTCCGCCGGACCGCGGGCGTGCCGGATCCACTCCCGCACGGGAGGAAGGCAGGCGAAGGTCAGGACGAAGCCCGGGAAGTGAGGATGGTCCGGGCACCGCGCACAGCGGTGTTCACCACGACAGTCATCAACTCACCTCCTCGGATCTCCCCGAGCGCACGGATCGGCGCCGCCTGCACGATAGCACCCGCCCCCGGCGCCGCTCGTGCCCGGTCGTGCAGCGGTCCGGCCGCTGCGCCACCGGCCCGGTCCGTCACCCGTGGAGCGACCGGCCCGCGGGACTGCCCGACGTGAAGCGCTGGCCCATGGCGATCTCCTCGCCGACCACCGACCACTCGGTCTCGTCGTCCCGGAACGGCAGCGGATCCACGCCGCCCGTCTCCTCACGGACCCGCCTCACCTCGCGGTCCAGGCGCGCGAAGCCGGCTTCCTCGTCGTCGCCGAAGGAGAACCCGTCGAGCAGCCGCTGGAACCGGGCGGCGACGTACACGAGCGAGGAGACGTCCGCGTGCAGGTGACGCACGGTCTCCTCGTCAGGATCGACGGAGTGCACGGCCCCCGAGCGGGGATCCAGCGCGAGGTGGGCGTTGAGCAGCCAGCCGATCACGGGCCACTCGCCGACACCCGCCGGGGCGCCCTCCAACTCCCCGGCCTCGACGACGTCCCGCACCAACGGCAGCCTCCCGGTGCCCTGGTCGGGCTCACGCACCATCACCGTCCCGACGGGGACGCCGACGGTCCCCAGAAGGCGGGCGCCCACGCAGCTTGCCGAGGAGGCCGGAAAGGCCGAGGCGGGCAGCGTCACGAGCCCGTCCTCACCGAATTCGGCGGCGAGTTCACCGCGGTCCACATCGAAAAGCACGGCCGTCACTCCGAACCGGCGCCGTCACGGGCGCCGTGGGACTCATGGGGAATGCAAGAGGTCACCCCCACAGCCTCGCCGATCCCGCCGCCGGCTGTGACACCGGCACCGCCGTCACCGTCCGGACGGCGGTCCGGATCAGCGTCCGGACCACCGGCCGGCGTGCCGCCGGGCGAGTCCGTGGCCGGCCCGCATGGCAGCATCCTCGCTCCCGCCCCTGAAACACATGTGCGTGCCCACGGGACCGGACCCTACGATCGCGGGATGATCACCTGCGCGGACACCACCCCGGCCCCGTCCGCCCGCCCTGCCCGCACGCGAGCGCCCGCGAGTGCCGAAGAGGCCCTGGAGCGGGCGCGGTCCGGGGTGATCGACGGGTGGCCGGAGTGGGACCCGGAGGTGCTCGCGCCGGTGGTGCGGGCGGCGCTGCTCGGCGCGGAGACGGCCCGTGACCCGCGTGCGCTGCGCGGTGCGGACCGGGGCGAGCCGCTGTACCAGGCCGTGCGCGGCATCGAAGCCGGCGAGGCCGACCGACTCCCGGAGCTCGTCACGGCACTGGCCGGCACGGACGACCCGGTGCTGGAGGGCGAAGCACTGCGGCTGGCCCGGGCCGGACTCCATGCCCTCGTGCTCACGCCCCGGTTCGTCCGCGGCGTGCTGACCGGTCTGCTGACCTCCCGGGCGGAGACCGTCGTGGCCGGCGCGCTCGATGAACTGGCCGCGCCCTGGGCCGCCTGCCTGCCCGCCGTCGAGCCCGCGGCCGGTCTGCTCCGTACCGCCGCCACGGCCGGATCCGCGCTCGCCGTCGCCGCCGCGCACGGAAACGGCTCCTTCCTGGGCCTGGCTGCCGCCGACCCCGAACTCCCGCCCGGTGTACGGCGCCGCGCCCTGGAACTGCTCGGAGAGACGGCCGACCGGAGCGACATCCCGGACCTCCTCGCGCTCGCCGCCGACGACCCCCTGCTGTTCGCCGGTCCGGCCGTGGACTGCCTGCGCGCCCTGCACCGGCGCGGACACTTCGTCGCCGGACCCGGAGCCCCGGCCGTCATCGATCTGGCGCTGGCCGACCACACCGTCCCGGCACGGACCGTGGCCACCATCCTCTGGACCACCCGGCACACCGTGCTCCGGCTGCTCCTGGACGCCGCCCCCGGCGACCTCTCCTGGCCGCGCCGGCTCGACCTGCTCGTGGCGCTGGCCGCCCAGGGCGATGGTGAACTGCCGGTCGCCGCGGGAATCGCGCGGCTGCTGCCCGCGGTGTCCGCACCCGCGCCCTTCCTGCGGGCCCTGCGGGAGCTGGGCGACCCCGGCACCGAGGACGCCGTACTCGCCGCCCTGCCGGTCGCCCCGGGCGCCTCGCTCCACGCGCTGGAGGCGGTGGGCGGCGCGCGGACCGTGCGCGTGCTGGCCCACGGCCTCGGCATCGCACCGGACGAGACCGACGCGTCCGCACCGCCCGCCGCCGGGTCGGGCGGTGCGGGCCTGCACCCCGAGCCGCCGCCGCCCGCCGCCGTCGCACCGCCGCCCGTCCCCACCGTCGCACCGCCGCTCCGCGCCCTGCGCGCACCGGCACTCGCCCTGCTGTGGCTGCTCGCCGACGACCCGGACCTGCGGCGTAGGATCCTCGCCCGGCTCGACCCGCTGCTGCTCCCGCCCCGGATCGCCGCCGACCTCGGCGGGCCCGACGCACGCGAACTCGCCGTCCTGGCCTCCCATCTGGACCCGGGCGACCCGCTCGACGCGCTGACCAGGCTGGCCGCGCACGGCGGTCCGGACGGCCTGCCCGTCCTCGCCGATCTCCTGCTGCGGGTCGCCGGAGCGTGCGTCGCGGCCCGTGCGGCGGGCCAGGGGCCGCCGGGCACCGGGGCATCCGGCCGCCCCGGCACCCGGGAATCCGGCGCGGCGGGCACCCCGGAACCCGTTTCGGCGGGCACGCGGACATCCCTTGCGGAGGGCGGCGGCGCGCGCGTCGCCGCACGCACGGCCGACCCCGAACCTGCCGTCCCCCAGGAGGCCGTGGACGCGCTGACGGCGCTCGGCCGACGGCTGTACGAGCGCGGCCGGATCCGGCCCCGGTGCCTGCTCGACGCTCCCGCCGCCACGGCCGCAGGGCACGCCTTCGCCGCCGACCTGGCCCTCGGGCTGGTCGAGCGGCCCGGCGTCACCGCGCCCGAGCAGGCGATCCTGCTGCGGATGGTCCGCGACCTGCCCGACGCCCCGCCCGGTCCGGTCCGGGCGCGGGTGCACCGGCTGCTGCGCCACCCGGACCGGCATGTACGCAAGCACGTCGTCGCGCTGCTCGCCCGGGACCCCGACGGCGTGGCGGCCCTCTCGGCCCGGCTGATCCGCCTGACCGGGTCTGCGGGGGACCCGCAGACCGTCCGGGCGACGGCCGCCGCCCTGGGCGAGGCGCGGGCCCGGTGGGCGTCCGACGCGCTCGCCGACTGCCTCACTCACCCCCACATGGAGGTGCGGAAGACGGCGGCCGGGGCGCTCGCCCGGGCCGGTACCCCACGGGCCGTGCCCGCCCTCCTGAACCGGCTGGGCCGCGACGACAATCCCGGACTGCGGACGCTGCTCGTCGCCGCCCTGCGGGCGCTGCTGGACGACGCCTTCCCGGCGACCGTCCGGGCCGCCGCCGAACAGGAGCCCGAGGGGCCGGTCCGCGACCGTCTGCTGGCCGCGCTGCCGACCGCCCCGGAGCCCCCCGACGCCGACGTGGCGCGGCTGGCCGATCACGGCTGGGACCCGGCGCCCGCCCTGCGCCTCGCCCGGCGCGCCACCGCCGAACCGGAGGACGGGCGGCGGCAGCTCGGCGAGCGGTTGCGCCCGCTGCGCGTGTACCTCGTGGACTGGCTCGACCTCGCCGCCGGCTCCGCCGAGGCCCGCCGGGCCGTGCTGCCCCTACTTCCCCTGCTCTGCCCCGAGCCGCGCGCGCCGCACGAACAGGCCGCGCTTGCGCGGGGCGTGCCCGTGCTGCTCGACGGCCTCGCCGAGGCGGCCGGGCAGGCGCGGGACGACCTGCTCGGCCTCCTGGAGGACGCCGCGACCCGGCTGCGGCCCGCGCTCGCCGCGTCCGTCGTCGCCGCGGTGCGCGTGGCGAGCCCCCGTGCGGCGGGACGGCGCTCGGCGCTGCGCCTGCTGCGCGCCTGCGGAGCGGTCGTCGGGCGCGCCGATCTCGACCGGGAGCTGGCCGCCGCCGGTCTCACCACCGAGCCGGACGCGGCCCGCGAACGCCTGCTCCACGAGGCGTTCGGGGTCGCGGCCGGACAGCCGGAGGTCGTGGCCGGACTGCCGGAGCAACCCGCGCAGGCCGACGACCGGACGCGACCCGCACACCGGGACGGACGGACACCGCAGGGCACCGCCGACCCGTCGCCGACCGCACCGCGCGCCGCGCGGGTGCGCGCGTGGCGGGACGGGCTGGCCGCCGCCGTCCGCGACACCGGCGACCTGGCCGCCTACCGTGCCGGTCACCCCTTCCCCGGCGGATCGCGCGCCCAGGTCGCCGCCCTCGCCGGCGCCCACCCCGACGCGACGCCGGCGGCCCGGACCGTGCTGATCGACTGGATGACGGACCTCCAGCCGCCGTGCGCGCCCGCCTGGACGCTCGGCGAGACGGCAGCGGCCCCGGCCGCACCGGCACGCACGGTGCGCGCCGACGACCTGGACCAGCCCCGCTCGGCCGCCCAGCGGGCCCGGCTGCTGGCCCTGCTGGCGTCGGACGACCGGGAGCGGCGTTCACGGGCCGCCGGCAACCTGCTGGGCGGGCCCGAGCCGGAGATCCGCGCGACGGTCCTCGACGCGTACCTGCGCGACAGCGTCGACCTGCCGGACCCGGGAGCCCTGCACACGGCGCTGGCCGAGTCGGGGCCGGCCGTCCACACCGCGGACGGCGCCCGTCCCGAACGTCTCGCCCTCCTGGCCGCGGGCCTTGTCGCGGCGGACGCCGACGCGCGCGGACCGTTCCTGCCGCTGCTGCTCCGCCTGTGGGAGACCGGCCCGCCCGACGCACGGGGGCACGCCGCCCGAGGACTGGCGAACGTGCCCGCAGACACCCTCGCCGAGCACCTGGAGCCCCGGATCACGGCCGGCGCGACCGGACTGCTGGACCTGCTCGCCGGCCGGCCCCTGCTGCGGACCCCCGCGCTGGCGCGGCTGCGCGAGCGGCATCCGCAAGCCCGCCTGCTGCTCGTCGACGGACCACTGCGCGGCCCGGAAGCCGCGGCGCGGGACGCCGCCGCGCTGCGGACGCTCCGTGACCGCGCCGCGCCCGCCGAAGCGCTCCGGCCGCCCACTACCGAGGAGTTGTTCGCCCTGGCACGCTCGGGCGAACCGAGACGGGTGCGCCGCGCTCTCACCCTGCTGACGGAGAACCCTGCAGGGATCGTGCCCCGGCAACTCGCTGACCTCCTCAGCGAGTTGCTGACCCACCCCAGGGCCGGCGTACGGCTCCACGCACACCGCGTCTCCCGGACGCTGCTCGACCGGGAGACCCACCTCGGGCTCACCGAAGTGCTGTTAAACGATTCCCAGCCGGACGTGGTGTGCCGGGCGGTCCGTGTTCTGGCGCAGGCCCGCCGGCAGTCCGCCGTTCCCGCGCTAGTGGCCCTGCTCGGCCACGGGCACGAGACGGTCCGCCGGGCCGCGGAGCTGGGGCTGCTGCGCTTCGGTCCGGCCGCCGTGCCGGCGCTGCGCCACGCCGCCGCCCGTGCCCGCCCGGACCGCCGCGTCCGCTACACGGATCTGCTGACCCGTGTGTCGTCCGCGCCCCCGGAACCCGGCCCGCCCGCACCCGCACCCTCCTGACCGGCACCGGTCAGTGTGCGTTCAGTGCTCGCAGAGCGAGAACTCCCGCTCGTAGAGCTGCTCGTTGTGTTCCCCGACGAAGAACTTGCGCTCCTTCATGAGCTGTTCGCGGTACTCCCCGGCCTGCTCCAGCGTCATGGTCGAGGTGTCGGACCACGGCTGCTGCGGTGGCACATCGGACGTCGACACGATCGTCCGCGACGGGTCGACCAGGAAGAACGCGAGTATCTTGCGGTGTCCCGCGCGCGCCGGGTCCTCCAGACGGAACGGACCCACGCGGTGCTGGAGCACATTGGGGAACGCCAGGCAGCGGCCCGCCGGGGTGGACGCCGCTCCGAGCACCTGGTTCAGCGCGCCCTCGTTCTCCAGGCCGTACACCTCACGCATACCGGTGCCGTCGTTCTGCTCGTAGGACGGCTCGTGGAGCGCGGTGCGGAAGCCGAGACGGCTCTCGGTGATGTTCTCGCTGTCCCAGTAGTAGATGCACGTCGAGACGATCCGCTCGTTCAGCATGCCCTCGACGTGCCAGGAACCCCCGGCGTACTCGGGCTTGTCCGGCGTGAGCTGAATCGTGGCGAGCTTGACGATGACCTGGAGCCGGCGCCCCCGCAGATCGACCCGCGCCGACGCGTCGGGCAGCTCGGGCGGTGTGAACTCCGGGGCGTCCGGGACGACCGGGCGACGTGTCTCCCACCAGGTGTCGTAGGTCGCTTCCCACGCCTCGACGGCCTCGGCGTGGGCCTCTTCGTCGCTGTACTCGGACTCGTCCGGAAACTCGGGCTCCGAGTCGTACCACCCGTAGGGATCCGCGGTGATGCGGGGAGCACGCGGATGGCGCAGATCGGTGAGCACGTTCTCCAGCAGCGGGCGCACCCGCGCGAACACGTCCGGCAGCACGGCCGCCAGCTCGCGATGAGCCTCGGGGCGGACGTTGTTGACGTACGAACGGAACACCACCTCGCCGTCCTCGCCGACATCGGCGTCCGTGGGCAGCCACTGGAACCGCTCCGAGAACTCGTGCTTCGAGTAGCGGTCCGTCGGATTCTCAAAAGCCTGCTCGGGCGCGCCCGTCACCTCCCTGACCAGGCAGAACAGCGAGGGATGCACCAGATCGAGCACCTGGCCGCCGGATCCGGGATGCCAGTCCCGTTCCTCCTCCGGCACCTCCTCCAGCACCCGGACCGCCGCGCGCAGCCGGGATCGGAGCCCGTCGTCTATCAGTGTGTCCGACTGCCACACCCCGTCGACGGCGGACACCTCCACACCGGTCGGTCCGTCACGCAGCGCGGCGTAGTGCGCCAACTCGGCGAGCACATGACGCACCTGCGCCTCGGTGAGGCCTTGGGCGACGGCCTCGCGCGTCCACCGGGCGACGATCTCGGCGTCGCGCATCTTGTCGAACCACCGGGGCTTCGCCCGGATGTGCGCGCTGCACTCCATCATCTGCAGTTCCCGCAGCGTCCGGGGCGATGCGAACGACAGGGAACGGGAAGCGCGGAAGGGCAGCGGAAACGCAGACAGGGCAGTCAATTCTCTTGATCCTCGCGGTCGGTCGAGCGGTGGCGGAAGCCTACGTCAGGCCACCGACACCACAACCGCGATGGCCGGAGCACGGCCGAGCGGGGCAGCGCCCCGCTCCCGGTTACCTGTGCGTAGCGCATGGGCGGAACGTGACAGCGGCGACTGTTCCGGCCCGGGCGGGCCGTGACAACGTCATGCCCGTCACCGACCGAGGGAGTGCGTGTGAACAAGGGGTACGCGGTCTTCTGCGACGCAGACCGTCACTTCTACGACGCCCCGCACCGCCTGGTGTTCGCCGGCGCCGCGGACGGATCCCTTTACCGCGCCGCCACCCTCCCCGTACCCGACGGCTGGACCAGCCACCGCACGGGCGACTGGCTCGCCCTGCGCCCCCTGGACCGGGCGCTGCCGTCCCAGGGCTGGAAGATCCACGTCTCGGCCGGGCTCGACGACGCGGAGGCGGTCCTCGATACCGTCCGCGAGCACTGCCTGCGGCACGGTGTCGCCTTCAAGTTCGTGCCGAGCCGGTACCTGTTGCACCAGCGCAACGCCAAGTACGCCGACCGCGCCGCGAGCGGCAAGTTCATCACGGTGTACCCGGCCGACGACGAGCAGTGCGAGCGCGTCGCCACCGACCTGGCCCACCTCCTCGACGGCCGGCCGGGCCCCTACATCCTCAGCGACCTGCGCTGGGGGAGCGGCCCCGTGCACCTGCGGTACGGCAGCTTCACCCGCCGCCACTGCTACGACGAGCACGGCACACTGCGGCCGGCGCTGGAGGACGGCACCGGCACCCTCGTGCCCGACGAGCGCGGTCCCGTCTTCCGCGTGCCCGACTGGGTGACCCCGCCCGCCTTCCTGCGGCCCCACCTCGACGCGCGGGCCGCCGTGACCGTGCGGGACATGCCGTACGAGATCGTCAAGGCCCTGCACTTCTCCAACGGCGGCGGCGTGTACGAGGCGAAGCACCGCGAGACCGGCCGGCGGGTCGTCCTCAAGGAGGCGCGCCCCTGGGCCGGGCTCGCGGCCGACGGCGCCGACGCCGTCACCCGGCTGCACCGCGAACGCACCGCGCTGGAACGGCTGGCGGGGCTCGCCTGCACGCCCGAGGTCCTGGACTTCTTCACGGTCGGCGAGCACCATTTCCTGGCGCTCGAATTCGTGGAGGGCAGGCCGCTCAACACCTTCTTCGCCCGAAGGCACCCGCTGATGGAGGCCGATCCGCCCGAGGACCGGCTGGCCGACTACACCGACTGGGCGCTGCGGATCCACGGGCTCGTCGAGCAGGCGGTGGCCGCGGTGCACGCCCGTGGCATCGTCTTCAACGACCTGCACCTGTTCAACATCATGGTGTCCGAGGACGAGTCCTCCGTCGTGCTGCTGGACTTCGAGGCGGCCCAGCCCGCCGAGCTGGGCGGTCGCCAGACGGTGGCCAACCCGGCGTTCGTCGCCCCGGCCGACCGGCGCGGCCCCGACGTGGACCGCTATGCGCTGGCGTGCCTGCGGATCGCCCTGTTCGTCCCGCTCACCAGCCTGTTCGCCGTGGACCGCGCGAAGGCCGCGCATCTGGCCCGGGTCGCGGCCGACCGGTTCCCCGTGCCACCCGGCTTCCTCGACGAGGCGGTACGCGAGATCACCCGCGATCCCGCCACCACCGCCGCCCCGGCGCACGGCGGCGTGCCCACCA is a window from the Streptomyces zhihengii genome containing:
- a CDS encoding DUF4246 domain-containing protein, which translates into the protein MTALSAFPLPFRASRSLSFASPRTLRELQMMECSAHIRAKPRWFDKMRDAEIVARWTREAVAQGLTEAQVRHVLAELAHYAALRDGPTGVEVSAVDGVWQSDTLIDDGLRSRLRAAVRVLEEVPEEERDWHPGSGGQVLDLVHPSLFCLVREVTGAPEQAFENPTDRYSKHEFSERFQWLPTDADVGEDGEVVFRSYVNNVRPEAHRELAAVLPDVFARVRPLLENVLTDLRHPRAPRITADPYGWYDSEPEFPDESEYSDEEAHAEAVEAWEATYDTWWETRRPVVPDAPEFTPPELPDASARVDLRGRRLQVIVKLATIQLTPDKPEYAGGSWHVEGMLNERIVSTCIYYWDSENITESRLGFRTALHEPSYEQNDGTGMREVYGLENEGALNQVLGAASTPAGRCLAFPNVLQHRVGPFRLEDPARAGHRKILAFFLVDPSRTIVSTSDVPPQQPWSDTSTMTLEQAGEYREQLMKERKFFVGEHNEQLYEREFSLCEH
- a CDS encoding NAD(P)/FAD-dependent oxidoreductase encodes the protein MSARHGNGTETAHHVVVLGAGYAGMAAVVQLAARVKGRDGVRVTLVNARERFTERMRLPLTATAQETAELSVPELLEGTGAQFVRGWVTAVDADARTVRIDDDRVLGYDTLVYALGAAVDTSGVPGAEDHAYTLDGAQEAELLAGRLTRLGGGTVVVAGSGLTGVESAAEIAERHPRLKVVLLGRDEPGAAMGPKARAHLRGALDRLGVEVRAGVEVRKVLPGAVELAGGESVAADAVLWTCGTRTSPLAAAAGLTVDDRGRVVTDSALRSVSHPDVYAIGDAAAVRQGYGVMHGTCQGGMPTGVHAALSIDRVLRGRRPKPFRFGYYHTPVSLGRGNAVVQFTRPDDSPRRIFLTGRAAVRYKETVTASPWPTYGRMKKMPASGAFWPRGGRFTRIRGTK
- a CDS encoding RNA polymerase sigma-70 factor; protein product: MTNGPSDHPGQRVFQEHRRLLFSVAYRLLGSAADAEDAVQDAWIKWSAADRSQVADPRAYLTRIVSNLALERLRSARHKRETYVGPWLPEPVLTVPDAAEAVTDAESVSMAMLVVLETLSPLERAVFVLKEVFGFGHAEIAEAVERSEAAVRQAAHRAREHVQARRPRFTADQSRQREATERFLAAATGGDVNALMELLSPDVTLWTDGGGKVRQALRPVVGAATVAAWFAAIGTISYQGVEPADMKAELVGINGGTGLVFSGAGRVIATVTFDFDTEGRIAALHNVANPDKLRAVADGTAYDLGRP
- a CDS encoding SUKH-4 family immunity protein — its product is MLFDVDRGELAAEFGEDGLVTLPASAFPASSASCVGARLLGTVGVPVGTVMVREPDQGTGRLPLVRDVVEAGELEGAPAGVGEWPVIGWLLNAHLALDPRSGAVHSVDPDEETVRHLHADVSSLVYVAARFQRLLDGFSFGDDEEAGFARLDREVRRVREETGGVDPLPFRDDETEWSVVGEEIAMGQRFTSGSPAGRSLHG
- a CDS encoding HEAT repeat domain-containing protein — translated: MITCADTTPAPSARPARTRAPASAEEALERARSGVIDGWPEWDPEVLAPVVRAALLGAETARDPRALRGADRGEPLYQAVRGIEAGEADRLPELVTALAGTDDPVLEGEALRLARAGLHALVLTPRFVRGVLTGLLTSRAETVVAGALDELAAPWAACLPAVEPAAGLLRTAATAGSALAVAAAHGNGSFLGLAAADPELPPGVRRRALELLGETADRSDIPDLLALAADDPLLFAGPAVDCLRALHRRGHFVAGPGAPAVIDLALADHTVPARTVATILWTTRHTVLRLLLDAAPGDLSWPRRLDLLVALAAQGDGELPVAAGIARLLPAVSAPAPFLRALRELGDPGTEDAVLAALPVAPGASLHALEAVGGARTVRVLAHGLGIAPDETDASAPPAAGSGGAGLHPEPPPPAAVAPPPVPTVAPPLRALRAPALALLWLLADDPDLRRRILARLDPLLLPPRIAADLGGPDARELAVLASHLDPGDPLDALTRLAAHGGPDGLPVLADLLLRVAGACVAARAAGQGPPGTGASGRPGTRESGAAGTPEPVSAGTRTSLAEGGGARVAARTADPEPAVPQEAVDALTALGRRLYERGRIRPRCLLDAPAATAAGHAFAADLALGLVERPGVTAPEQAILLRMVRDLPDAPPGPVRARVHRLLRHPDRHVRKHVVALLARDPDGVAALSARLIRLTGSAGDPQTVRATAAALGEARARWASDALADCLTHPHMEVRKTAAGALARAGTPRAVPALLNRLGRDDNPGLRTLLVAALRALLDDAFPATVRAAAEQEPEGPVRDRLLAALPTAPEPPDADVARLADHGWDPAPALRLARRATAEPEDGRRQLGERLRPLRVYLVDWLDLAAGSAEARRAVLPLLPLLCPEPRAPHEQAALARGVPVLLDGLAEAAGQARDDLLGLLEDAATRLRPALAASVVAAVRVASPRAAGRRSALRLLRACGAVVGRADLDRELAAAGLTTEPDAARERLLHEAFGVAAGQPEVVAGLPEQPAQADDRTRPAHRDGRTPQGTADPSPTAPRAARVRAWRDGLAAAVRDTGDLAAYRAGHPFPGGSRAQVAALAGAHPDATPAARTVLIDWMTDLQPPCAPAWTLGETAAAPAAPARTVRADDLDQPRSAAQRARLLALLASDDRERRSRAAGNLLGGPEPEIRATVLDAYLRDSVDLPDPGALHTALAESGPAVHTADGARPERLALLAAGLVAADADARGPFLPLLLRLWETGPPDARGHAARGLANVPADTLAEHLEPRITAGATGLLDLLAGRPLLRTPALARLRERHPQARLLLVDGPLRGPEAAARDAAALRTLRDRAAPAEALRPPTTEELFALARSGEPRRVRRALTLLTENPAGIVPRQLADLLSELLTHPRAGVRLHAHRVSRTLLDRETHLGLTEVLLNDSQPDVVCRAVRVLAQARRQSAVPALVALLGHGHETVRRAAELGLLRFGPAAVPALRHAAARARPDRRVRYTDLLTRVSSAPPEPGPPAPAPS
- a CDS encoding SAM-dependent methyltransferase translates to MDLPRIFTIRESGHRIHNPMTAAKFAALGEALRLAPGARMLDLASGSGEMLCTWARDHGIGGTGVDISTVFTEQARARAVELGVADRVGFVHGDAAGHVADEPVDVAACIGATWIGGGVAGTAELLERSLRPGGLMLIGEPYWRRTPPDEETAKDCHGSSLADFLPLPDLIERFQGLGYDVVEMILADQDSWDRYVAAQWLSMRRWLDGNPDDELAPEVRRELTTEPARHARATREYLGWGVFALMRR